Below is a window of Shinella sp. PSBB067 DNA.
AGCGCAGCAAAAAAGGGCAGCCCTGCCGGACTGCCCTCCTTTCTACTCCAGGATGATACGCCTCAGAACTCTTCCCAGTCCTGCGCCGCCGCACTCGCCGCGGCGGCCTGCCCTGCGCCGCCGAAGGCGCGGGCAAGCTTGTTGCCGAGCGCCCGCGCGCCGGATGCCGCAGGGCGTTGTTCGGCGGGAGCGGCCGCGACGGTTCGGTTGACGGTGACGCGCGTGCCGAGCTGGAACTGCGCGATGAGATCGTTCAGTGCCGCCGCTTCGGTCGCCAGCGCGTGGCTCGCCGCCGTCTGCTCCTCCACCATGGCCGCATTCTTCTGCGTGCCCTGGTCGATGGAGTTGACGGCAGAGCTGATCTCGTTGAGGCCCGTCGACTGCTCGCGCGCGGACCGCACGATCGCCGCGACGTTCTGGTCGATCTCCTGCACCTGGTTGACGATTTCCGAAAGCGCCGACCCGGTCTCGCCGACAAGCGCGACGCCGAGATGCACCTGCTCGCCGGACTTGGTGATGAGCGCCTTGATCTCCTTGGCGGCATTGGCCGAACGCTGGGCGAGTTCGCGCACTTCCTGCGCGACGACGGCAAAGCCCTTGCCGGCCTCCCCTGCGCGCGCGGCTTCCACGCCGGCATTCAGCGCCAGGAGGTTCGTCTGGAAGGCGATCTCGTCGATCACGCCGATGATGTTGGAGATTTCGCGCGAGGACGTCTCGATGCCGCTCATCGCGTCCACCGCCCGGCGCACGACTTCACCGGACTTCTCGGCGCCGGCGCGGGTGCGCTCGACGAGCTGGCCGGCATCCTCCGCGCGCTTGGTCGCATCCTTGAGCGAGGTGGTGATCTCCTCCAGCGCCGCCGCGGTCTCCTCGACGGAAGCCGCCTGCTGCTCGGTGCGCTTGGCAAGATCGTCGGAAGCCGAGCGGATCTCCGCCGAGCCCGCGCCGATCGCATTGGCATTGCTGCCGACCGAGCGAAGCGCCGACTGCAGCTTTTCGACGGAAGCGTTGAAGTCCTGGCGGACCTGATCGAGCGAGCCGGCAAAGGCCTGCTCGATGCGGTGCGTCATGTCGCCGTCCGCGAGCCTCTGCAGGCCCTCGGCCAGCGCTTCGACCGCAACCCGCGTCTGGTGTTCGCGCTCGGCCGCCTCCTCGGCGCGCTGGCGCCGCTCTTCCTCCGTCAGCGCGCGGTTCTGCTCGGCTTCGCCTTCCAGCCGCACCTTGGCGAGCGTCGCATCGCGCAGCACGGCGAGCGAACGGGCCATCTCGCCGATCTCGTCCTGGTGCTCCGATTCCGAAAGGTCGACATCCGTGCGGCCGCCGGCAATGGCGCTCGTCGCCGCGATGACCTTGTCGAGGCGCTTGCGGAAGCGCGCCGCCAGCAGCCAGCCGATCGCGATCATCAGGCCGGCGGCACCGGCGATCACCACGATGGACGTGATGGCGAGGGCGGAGAGATTGGCAAAGAGCACCGACTTCGGCACCGAAACCACGGTGAACCAGGTCGTTCCCGGCGCAAGCGGCACGGGCACCGCGACCACGATGGACGGGACGCCGCCCGCATCCTTGATCTCCATCGCCTTTTCCGGGTTGGCGATCAGCGCCTGCCAGGCCGCCGCGTCGAGGCCGGAATCGGCCAGCGTCTTGCCCAGCGTCGCCTGGTCGGGATGGCTGATGATGCTGCCGCCCTGGCTCAGCAGCGCGACATAACCCTCGCCCAGCGGCTTGAGGCTCGCCATGTCGGCGGCAAGCGCATCGAGCGCGATGTCGACGCCCGTCTCGCCCTGGAACGCGCCGTCGAACATCAGCGGCACCATGAAGGAGGTCATCAGCACGTTCTTGCCGCCGATGACATAGCTGTAGGGTTCGGTCAGGAAGTCCTTTCCGGTCGCCTTCGGCACCTGGTAGTAGTCGCCGGGACCGGGCTTGTCGTAGTCGACCAGCGCCTCCATGCCGACCTTGCCGTCGTTGCGCACGAAATAGGGAATGTATCGGCCCGTCGCGTCATGGCCGGGCGCGTTCCTGTATGCCTCGTCCTTGCCGTCGAAGGCATTCGGCTCCCAGCCG
It encodes the following:
- a CDS encoding methyl-accepting chemotaxis protein, which encodes MLPRTATARNMFAIVAAGVATTVATAGVLLWLSYRAVEERSISEMVNAAEASAGKVDTYFAKVKALSWNMRSTLYAMKATGAPSRETMNGIFDRLMADNPFALGVSTGWEPNAFDGKDEAYRNAPGHDATGRYIPYFVRNDGKVGMEALVDYDKPGPGDYYQVPKATGKDFLTEPYSYVIGGKNVLMTSFMVPLMFDGAFQGETGVDIALDALAADMASLKPLGEGYVALLSQGGSIISHPDQATLGKTLADSGLDAAAWQALIANPEKAMEIKDAGGVPSIVVAVPVPLAPGTTWFTVVSVPKSVLFANLSALAITSIVVIAGAAGLMIAIGWLLAARFRKRLDKVIAATSAIAGGRTDVDLSESEHQDEIGEMARSLAVLRDATLAKVRLEGEAEQNRALTEEERRQRAEEAAEREHQTRVAVEALAEGLQRLADGDMTHRIEQAFAGSLDQVRQDFNASVEKLQSALRSVGSNANAIGAGSAEIRSASDDLAKRTEQQAASVEETAAALEEITTSLKDATKRAEDAGQLVERTRAGAEKSGEVVRRAVDAMSGIETSSREISNIIGVIDEIAFQTNLLALNAGVEAARAGEAGKGFAVVAQEVRELAQRSANAAKEIKALITKSGEQVHLGVALVGETGSALSEIVNQVQEIDQNVAAIVRSAREQSTGLNEISSAVNSIDQGTQKNAAMVEEQTAASHALATEAAALNDLIAQFQLGTRVTVNRTVAAAPAEQRPAASGARALGNKLARAFGGAGQAAAASAAAQDWEEF